Proteins co-encoded in one Aphelocoma coerulescens isolate FSJ_1873_10779 chromosome 21, UR_Acoe_1.0, whole genome shotgun sequence genomic window:
- the LOC138121548 gene encoding C-signal-like isoform X2, producing the protein MQSPTCSCVCKRGSALQELQQLSKQYSNIKLLQLDVVCENSIKKVVKEVEEIVGDKGLNCLINNAGINVLASLEEVTAETMLTIYETNTVAQLMVTKAFLPLLRKAAQLGTGMGCHRAAIINMSSLAASMQLVQANEMFLKVYPYRIAKTALNMITRCLAADLKSDGILCISLHPGWLQTDMGGNMAPMQVQEAIPGILSVLDRLGEKENGSFLDWQGETLPW; encoded by the exons gaactgcagcagctcagcaagCAATACAGCAACATCAAGCTCCTGCAGCTGG ATGTGGTCTGTGAGAACAGCATCAAGAAAGTGGTCAAGGAAGTGGAAGAAATTGTGGGAGACAAAGGCCTGAACTGCCTCATCAACAACGCTGGCATCAACGTGCTCGCCTCGCTGGAGGAAGTCACAGCAGAGACCATGCTCACCATTTATGAAACCAACACCGTTGCCCAGCTGATGGTCACCAAG GCGTTCCTCCCCCTGCTGAGGAAGGCAGCCCAGCtgggcactggaatgggctgtcaCAGAGCTGCCATCATCAATATGTCCTCTCTCGCTGCCTCCATGCAGCTCGTCCAGGCAAATGAGATGTTCCTCAAGGTCTATCCCTACAGGATAGCCAAG ACTGCACTGAACATGATCACCAGGTGTCTGGCTGCAGACTTGAAATCGGACGGGATTCTCTGCATTTCCTTGCACCCAGGCTGGCTTCAGACAGACATGGGTGGAAACATG GCTCCCATGCAGGTGCAGGAGGCCATCCCAGGTATTCTCTCTGTTCTGGACCGTCTcggtgaaaaagaaaatggttcTTTCCTCGACTGGCAAGGGGAAACTCTACCGTGGTAG
- the AURKAIP1 gene encoding small ribosomal subunit protein mS38, protein MLISQLSSQLLKASRIAGHLLPRSVSSFLCCRSPSARYSTQPPNTSGAQPQQWHTLDPELEEILIPRKLSISPLESWLTVRYSLPKAEGAQEEASHETPQPSECPPAAGTRDVGEGEGAPGSKVQCRNVLKIRRRKMNRHKYKKLIKRRKFIRRRVKEGRKKKRQIKFEKDLERIWKRAGLKSAPAGWQTPKIYLRSSKR, encoded by the exons ATGTTAATATCACAGCTGAGTTCCCAGTTACTGAAGGCTTCGAGAATTGCAG GCCACCTCTTGCCCAGGTCAGTGtcctccttcctctgctgccGTTCTCCATCCGCACGCTACAGCACCCAGCCCCCCAACACCAGCGGggcccagccccagcagtggCACACGCTGGACCCTGAGCTGGAGGAGATCCTGATTCCCAGGAAACTCTCCATCAGCCCCTTGGAGAGCTGGCTGACAGTGAGGTACTCCCTGCCCAAAGCCGAGGGCGCTCAGGAAGAAGCGAGCCACGAAACCCCGCAGCCGTCCGAGTGTCCCCCTGCTGCTGGGACGAGGGAtgtgggggaaggagagggagcccCGGGCAGCAAAGTGCAGTGCAGGAATGTGCTGAAGATCCGCAGGAGGAAGATGAACAGGCACAAGTACAAGAAGCTGATCAAGAGGAGGAAGTTCATCCGCAGGAGGGTAAAGGAGGGGCGCAAGAAGAAGCGTCAG aTCAAATTTGAGAAAGATTTGGAGCGCATCTGGAAAAGAGCTGGCTTGAAAAGTGCTCCTGCAGGGTGGCAAACCCCCAAGATCTACCTGAGGAGTTCCAAGCGATAA